The Candidatus Nitrosoglobus terrae genome segment AGCTATAGGATCGCCCACATGTTGAGTTTCATGTCCAACAATACTCGCTGTTCCAGAAACATAGAGATGAACCTCATTGCTCCATTGTTTTAAGGTAGCACGGGAAAAAGAAGGGCTGCGAGGCGCATAACGAAATGGATAATGAAAGGCGCTAACTTGCCGTGGGTTTTCCACTCGAATTCCTGGCTCAGTAGCCGCCAAAAAATAAATCAGCATGCGCGAGGCTTCAGTGCCTATTGCGGTCGCTGCTACCAAGTAACGCTCAAAATTTGGAGTTGTTTCAAGAACTTGATAGCGACCTAGGCAAAAAGCACGGTAGCGCTCCAATCCCCCCTCCTCTCGATGAATATCAGGCAGGTAATTCCATATCCGCAAAAGATAAGGATAGCCTAAGCGTTCCTGGCAGCTAAGAATTGATTGGTAAGCATCATAAGCCGCCTGCTCTAGCCCAGAGAATTCATTTTCCTCAAACTGCAAGTAACCAAACAATATTGAATCCGTTCGGCTATAGTAAATGCCTCCCTTGCTATCATACCCTATCTCCGGTATGGAGGGGGCTCGCCAGACTTCCACGTTACCCCCCTCATTTAACTCTGGTAATTCAACAGTGATTATTCGAGGATCATATATTTCTGTCTTCTGGCGACCAAAGTAAATAAGCCCTAAAAGACACCTCTCCTTTAGAATATCCGGGATATGGGCTATATTTTCATAGCTGATCTGGAACGGAGATTCATGGGCGCTTAAAGTTTGCAGCGGATGATTATTGCTCCCCACCGGCAATCTCCTCCTAGAGAAGGTATTTCTAAGCTGCCTCAGCAGCTACTCTAGTTGCAACTCCAAGCTCAATATTAGCACCTAATTCCTTAAGCACTGTTTCCAGTGCACTTAGAAAGATCAAAACATTACGTAGATTAGAGCCATAACCCATGATCCCAATCCGCCAAATTTTCCCTGCCATTTCTCCTAACCCTGCACCAATTTCTAATCCATATTTCTGTAGCAACTGCGTACGCACTACAGCATCATTAATACCCTCAGGAATAATAATAGCATTGAGCTGAGGAAGACGGCTTTCTTTCTTGACCGCAAACGCTAATCCCATTGCTTCAATCCCAGCCCGTAGTGCTTGATGGTTACGTTGATGCCGTGCCCATGACTCCTCTATTCCTTCTTCTTGTAAAATAACCAAAGCCTCATGTAATCCATAAAGGGCATTAATAGGCGCCGTATGATGATAAGCCCGTTTACCTGCTCCTCCCCAATAACTCTTAACCAATCCTAGATCAAGAAACCAACTTTGTGCTTTAGTCTTTCGAGCTTGAATACGCGCCACAGCCCGTTCATTGAAACTCACTGGGGATAACCCTGGTGTACAGGAAAGACATTTCTGGCTACCTGAATAAACCGCATCAACACCCCATTCATCAATTTTCACTGGACTACCCCCCAAGGAAGTCACGGTATCTACAATGGTCAGACAGCCATAACGATGAGCTAGTTCTACTAAAGTTTTTGCATCAGATTGAGCGCCAGTAGAGGTCTCTGCATGGACAAAGGCAACTACTTTGGTATCCGGGTGAGATTTAAGCGCCTCTTCAAGCTTATTAGGATCTACCGGATCTCCCCAAGAATCCTGAACCATAATGGGAATAGCACCGCAGCGCTCAGCGTTCTCCTTCATACGCCCGCCAAATACGCCATTTTGGCAGACAATCACCTTATCACCCGGCTCCAGTAAGTTTACAAAGCAGGTTTCCATTCCAGCGCTACCCGGTGCGGAAACAGCAAAAGTCAGATCATTTCGAGTTTGAAACGCATACTGCAACAAAATCTTCATTTCATCCATCATTGTAATGAAAGACGGATCTAAGTGGCCAATAGTGGGACGAGACAAAGCCTCAAGAATCCGGGGATTCACATCAGAGGGCCCTGGTCCCAATAAAATACGAACAGGTGGATGAAAGGAAGTAATAGGCATTGGATTCTCCTCTAATCTGATAATAATTGCTAAAAATTAAATAATTGCACTCTAATAAAAATGCTTTACCATAATACTCATACTGGATAGGTTAATTTACCATGGATTGAGCTGTCCTATGAAAACAAATCCCCAACGCTCTGTTAAGATAATATTCTTTTCCGAGCCTTAAGAAACTGCCGATCTGCATTAATCTTTAGAACCAAATCAGCACGCACCGACATCTCATCCAGCATATATTCTGTCAGCCGCTGAAAATGCATGATAAATCGCTTCAGTTCATCCGTATCCATTATTCGTCGTGCAGAATTTGCCCCACCCTCTTTCAAAAGCCTACGAGCAAGCTGCTGCTCCTGCTCCAGCCGCTGGGCATAAGCCACCTTAAATTCTGGTATCTCAAGTAAAAGAAGCTTATCTAATAGGCTGAATAACTGAGCATATTGCCTTCCCAAAGCTCGATTTACATAATATCGCCATACTCCATCTGGATCCTCTTCTGCTTCTAATCTATTGATCGATCTTGCTAGCTGATGATCAGGTTCAGGTCGAGCACCCACGCACCATCCTTCAAATAAAACA includes the following:
- a CDS encoding chorismate transformation enzyme, FkbO/Hyg5 family, whose product is MGSNNHPLQTLSAHESPFQISYENIAHIPDILKERCLLGLIYFGRQKTEIYDPRIITVELPELNEGGNVEVWRAPSIPEIGYDSKGGIYYSRTDSILFGYLQFEENEFSGLEQAAYDAYQSILSCQERLGYPYLLRIWNYLPDIHREEGGLERYRAFCLGRYQVLETTPNFERYLVAATAIGTEASRMLIYFLAATEPGIRVENPRQVSAFHYPFRYAPRSPSFSRATLKQWSNEVHLYVSGTASIVGHETQHVGDPIAQLDETLNNLQALVENAQRLHGLKIKTLNDLGPLKVYLRQGVDWVSVAHRLQDRLGDSVPALFLQGDICRHDLLLEIEAFYIESLIVNK
- a CDS encoding pyridoxal-phosphate-dependent aminotransferase family protein, which encodes MPITSFHPPVRILLGPGPSDVNPRILEALSRPTIGHLDPSFITMMDEMKILLQYAFQTRNDLTFAVSAPGSAGMETCFVNLLEPGDKVIVCQNGVFGGRMKENAERCGAIPIMVQDSWGDPVDPNKLEEALKSHPDTKVVAFVHAETSTGAQSDAKTLVELAHRYGCLTIVDTVTSLGGSPVKIDEWGVDAVYSGSQKCLSCTPGLSPVSFNERAVARIQARKTKAQSWFLDLGLVKSYWGGAGKRAYHHTAPINALYGLHEALVILQEEGIEESWARHQRNHQALRAGIEAMGLAFAVKKESRLPQLNAIIIPEGINDAVVRTQLLQKYGLEIGAGLGEMAGKIWRIGIMGYGSNLRNVLIFLSALETVLKELGANIELGVATRVAAEAA